In Elaeis guineensis isolate ETL-2024a chromosome 1, EG11, whole genome shotgun sequence, a genomic segment contains:
- the LOC105038888 gene encoding cysteine-rich receptor-like protein kinase 6: protein MVLAFFAFSVDEDNLEEITHAESLLLDLSMLRAATANFSEENKLGVGGFGAVYKGKLPNRQEFAAKRLSTTSRQGLAELKNELVLVAKLRHKNLVRLLGVCLEEQEKLLVYEYVPNRSLDTILFDHIKREQLHWERRHKIIRGIARGLQYLHEDSPLKIIHRDLKASNILLDADMNPKISDFGLARLFGGDQSQSITTRVVGTFGYMAPEYVMYGQFSIKSDVYSYGVLVLEIITGRKNISFSNSESGKSLLAYVWEQWNRNSFGDTGSMFRQTLPNN, encoded by the exons ATGGTTTTAGCATTCTTTGCTTTTTCAGTAGATGAGGACAACCTAGAGGAGATCACACATGCTGAGTCACTATTACTTGATCTATCTATGCTGAGAGCTGCGACCGCCAACTTCTCTGAAGAAAACAAACTTGGAGTAGGTGGTTTTGGTGCAGTTTACAAG GGAAAACTACCCAATAGGCAAGAATTTGCAGCAAAGAGGTTATCAACGACTTCGAGGCAAGGACTAGCAGAGCTAAAAAATGAACTAGTTTTAGTTGCTAAGCTCCGGCACAAAAATCTTGTAAGGCTTCTGGGTGTTTGTTTGGAAGAACAAGAGAAGTTGCTTGTCTATGAATATGTGCCTAATAGAAGTCTGGATACCATTCTTTTTG ATCATATAAAACGGGAACAGCTACATTGGGAAAGAAGGCACAAGATCATCCGTGGAATTGCTAGAGGCCTCCAGTACCTACATGAAGATTCTCCACTAAAAATAATACATCGGGATTTAAAAGCCAGCAACATATTACTAGACGCAGACATGAATCCTAAGATATCTGATTTTGGTTTGGCTAGGCTTTTTGGTGGAGACCAAAGTCAAAGCATCACAACCCGAGTTGTTGGAACATT TGGATATATGGCACCAGAGTATGTTATGTATGGGCAATTTTCAATCAAGTCAGATGTATACAGCTATGGAGTGCTTGTTTTAGAGATTATAACAGGCAGGAAGAACATTAGCTTCTCAAATTCAGAAAGTGGCAAATCTCTTCTGGCCTAT GTATGGGAGCAATGGAACAGGAACAGTTTTGGAGATACTGGATCCATGTTTAGGCAAACATTGCCCAACAACTGA